In a single window of the Acyrthosiphon pisum isolate AL4f chromosome X, pea_aphid_22Mar2018_4r6ur, whole genome shotgun sequence genome:
- the LOC107882540 gene encoding zinc finger MYM-type protein 1-like produces the protein MSSYNWLLHIASCVVRRSKLTNKNISNYFSKTPSINKNVGSNEISVAVAVAPISESTTSSQNTDIGSKRGNLVSINQGLPLFFNTPKTFTSYQPNDTKLSSVSNNESPPTTQFLPQQDNLSNFHCDIDRLLVKSFGAHTYEDKMDIVLRGRPTPKLPNLKSKTKNCYRYFNECFYKTCDWLCGCSDKLYCWPCLLFSHSESNIWSKYGFTDMSNYHGLKTRHELSQLHIQALVNLKTFGNNRIDICLSENLKKNINKHNEKVDNNRYVISKLIDITCFLAKQELAFRGHDEKSSSLNKGNFVETFNLLSSVDDKLKFHISNSTVFTGLSNDIQNDLINSIKNVIITKIKN, from the exons atgagcAGTTATAATTGGCTATTGCATATAGCTTCTTGTGTAGTACGAAGGTCAaaacttacaaataaaaatataagcaacTATTTCTCAAAAACGCCAT CAATCAATAAAAACGTCGGGTCAAACGAAATTagtgttgctgttgctgttgcacCAATTTCAGAATCCACAACTTCATCACAAAATACTGATATTGGATCAAAAA GAGGAAATTTAGTTTCAATAAATCAAGGACTTCCATTGTTTTTTAACACACCAAAAACATTTACTAGCTATCAACCAAATGATACAAAATTATCATCAGTTTCAAACAATGAATCACCACCAACAACTCAATTTTTACCTCAACAAGACAATTTGTCCAACTTCCACTGTGATATAGATAGGTTACTGGTAAAATCATTTGGCGCGCATACTTATGAAGACAAAATGGATATTGTTTTGAGAGGGAGGCCTACTCCTAAATTACCTAATTTgaaatctaaaactaaaaattgttaccgatattttaatgaatgtttttataaaacatgtGACTGGCTTTGTGGTTGTTCGGATAAATTGTACTGTTGGCCCTGTTTGCTCTTTTCACATAGTGAATCGAATATTTGGTCAAAATATGGGTTTACTGATATGTCTAATTATCATGGGTTAAAAACTAGACACGAATTAAGTCAGCTACACATTCAAGCCttggtaaatttaaaaacttttgggAATAATAGGATAGATATTTGTTtaagtgaaaatttaaaaaaaaacataaataaacataatgaaaaagtagataataataggtatgttataagtaaattaattgatatCACTTGTTTCCTTGCCAAACAAGAATTAGCTTTTAGAGGTCATGATGAAAAATCAAGTTCTTTAAATAAAGGTAATTTTgttgaaacatttaatttactCTCTTCTGTTGATGATAAACTAAAATTCCATATTTCAAATTCTACTGTTTTTACAGGCCTTTCAAATGACatacaaaatgatttaattaattcaataaaaaacgttataattacaaaaattaaaaattaa
- the LOC103308002 gene encoding uncharacterized protein LOC103308002, with protein MPGENPTPVAPTYNQLFEAVHALTERLQALETTTSTQHALSQQPPIQNAVPSAASSIDYSILPDVGTSIWSFTGHESSSQAEDWINPVDGMAQRFKTTFVRTVRNADLWRDLEARIQEPNEPTIDYFYVKLGLCHSLDLTFADTREYVIEGLRSQALTDWVYDRTHSNRDDLLSDIRDWERMRPKRREKFEPAGSTSTKPRKPKFTTEQPSAKSTSVAPAVPPKTTSSTVAGPLTSEPEPKTDASRDRPTIYCYNCRGKGHISRDCPKPRRPMKCSNCNSNQHTRGRCPEVFERSESKSAADHAYRVDATTSLRPKNPFSKTVLVNGHAVSGLIDLVSSVVMIRSSIARECGIAVRDAVCPLYTVGNADQPSATTIGEGSADVTIDDVLGAEHMLKVVITRYRWTCCCVSVDALAETYIADDDKINVAQNEQQSLAKEPITVDDVVFDANVTEVQRESLIEILNEYRDAFAKNIKELGCTNVISMDITEIHDSAPVNLKPYRTSPSDRRLIADTIRDWKEAGIVSDSTSQYASPVLLVSKSSGEK; from the exons ATGCCGGGTGAGAATCCGACACCGGTAGCTCCAACGTACAATCAGTTGTTTGAAGCGGTCCACGCGTTAACCGAAAGGTTACAAGCGCTCGAGACTACCACCTCCACACAACACGCTCTGTCTCAACAGCCTCCTATACAGAACGCCGTCCCTTCCGCTGCTTCCTCAATCGACTATAGCATACTCCCGGATGTGGGAACGTCCATCTGGTCGTTCACCGGACACGAGTCGAGCAGCCAAGCGGAAGATTGGATCAACCCTGTCGACGGGATGGCTCAG AGGTTCAAAACCACGTTCGTGCGCACGGTGCGCAATGCCGATCTGTGGCGTGACCTCGAGGCCCGAATTCAAGAGCCGAACGAGCCCACCATCGACTATTTCTATGTGAAACTCGGGTTGTGCCACTCGCTCGACCTGACGTTTGCCGATACGCGGGAATACGTCATCGAGGGACTGAGGTCGCAAGCCCTCACCGACTGGGTCTACGATCGCACTCACTCCAACCGCGACGATCTCTTATCGGATATTCGAGATTGGGAGCGGATGCGCCCCAAGAGGAGGGAAAAATTCGAGCCCGCCGGGTCGACGTCTACCAAACCACGTAAACCGAAGTTTACCACCGAACAGCCGAGTGCAAAATCGACTAGCGTTGCTCCGGCTGTTCCGCCGAAAACGACGTCCAGCACGGTCGCTGGGCCGTTGACGTCCGAACCTGAACCGAAAACGGACGCGTCGAGGGACCGTCCGACGATTTACTGTTATAATTGTCGTGGCAAGGGACACATCAGTAGGGATTGCCCGAAACCGCGACGACCGATGAAGTGCTCTAACTGCAACTCCAACCAGCACACTCGCGGGCGATGCCCGGAGGTCTTTGAACGGTCTGAGAGCAAATCTGCCGCCGACCATGCGTACCGTGTCGACGCAACCACAAGTTTGAGGCCTAAAAATCCGTTTTCGAAAACGGTGTTGGTAAACGGGCACGCCGTGTCCGGCCTGATCGACTTGGTCAGCTCCGTGGTGATGATACGCTCATCGATAGCCCGCGAGTGCGGTATCGCCGTACGAGACGCCGTGTGTCCACTGTACACGGTAGGAAATGCCGATCAACCTAGCGCGACGACAATTGGTGAGGGCTCCGCCGACGTCACCATCGACGACGTGCTAGGGGCTGAACATATGCTGAAGGTTGTAATAACGCGATACCGGTGGACGTGTTG CTGTGTGTCGGTTGACGCACTCGCCGAGACGTATATTGCCGACGATGACAAAATTAACGTCGCACAAAACGAACAGCAGTCGCTTGCGAAGGAACCTATCACCGTCGACGACGTTGTGTTCGACGCCAACGTGACGGAGGTTCAGCGTGAATCGTTAATCGAGATTTTAAACGAATATCGCGACGCCTTCGCGAAAAATATTAAGGAGCTCGGCTGTACTAATGTAATTTCGATGGACATTACGGAAATTCATGATAGTGCTCCGGTTAATCTCAAACCATATCGAACGTCGCCATCCGACCGCCGCTTGATCGCCGATACGATTCGAGACTGGAAGGAAGCAGGCATCGTGAGCGACTCGACCTCTCAATACGCCAGCCCAGTGCTCCTCGTCAGCAAGTCGTCGGGTGAGAAATGA